The sequence CAGCAAACAATAtacaaaaaagcaaagatacacaCGGTTCCCGAACGAAAAAGGGGTGTCTGGGAAATTTAAGTCTCGGTTTCCTCATCGTTCAGCAGCATGTTGGGGATCCCGCGGCTGATGGGGAAGAGACGTCCGGACTCTGGGCATTGGAGGGTGCCCTCCAACACGTCCACCTGCGGGGAGGGGTGACAGCTGACACTGGCGGCCTGGGGCGGGGTAACGGGGGGAGAAGGTGGTGCGCCAGTCTCACCTCCAGCAGCACGTGGTGCATCTTCCTCAGAAATTTTTCATCGCGCTCGTATCCCTCAGTCGGCGCTTTGGGGACCTCGACCAGATGCAACTGCGGGCAAGAGGCCTAAATCATGTCTGGGCATCCCTGACCTTCCCCCTCGGGCCAGAGCCAGGTCCCGGGGGAGCGGGGTGACCACCCCCGGGGTGTCCACGGGCGGGTTCTCACGGTATCTGCCGCCTCCAGAAGAGCCGCCCACTCCACCTTGGGTATCATCCGCGCCACGAAGTCGGGGTTGAACTCCACGGGGTTGATGCGGACCTCGGTGGCCTGCAGGGCGGATCGGTGAGTTAGGCAGGACGGGACCCCTGCTTCCCCATCCCACCTGGGCGAGGCGCAAGAGGACCCCGGGCAGGTACCTGGAGCCGCAGGGGATAGCCGCGGGGCCCCACCCCCCGCACATGCGAGCTCAGCAAGTTGTGGGTGAGCAGCTTCATGTCGCCACTACGCGCTCGGGCATAGACCGGAGCCGGAAAAAGGCCCGCACCCCGTGCGTCACATCCGGGGCTGCGCCACTCTATCCCATTGGACGGCCGGGAGGACCGGAAGCGGCGAGCTTGCTGGAAGTACTCTTGCCTCTCGCCAGAGCTGTGGGCCGTAGAAACCGTCGGATCACGCGCCGCCGCCGGAAGCGTCCGCTCCTGCGGCGCACGCCCACTGGTTTTGGCGGGTCCCAGCCTCCCCCGGCTCCTGGAGTGTAAGTCACTTGTGAAACAATTGCGGTGCAGGGGGCCGCGTTGAATGCAAATAAACGTGGTTTTGCCTCTCACACAGGCGCCTGACCGCCCTCCATCCAAATAGAGCGGGACCTCCCCTTTTATGCAAATAGCTGCGGGACTGCCGAGTGCTCCGCCCCGTTTGTAATTGCGGCGTGGCCCCTCCCCGTATGCAAATAAGCGGAGTCGCGGTAGCTTGGTCCCCAGCGCTGCAGCCTACTGGCCGGTGGGCGGTCGCTGGAGGCCCGCGGAGCAGAAGCCCCACCTTTCACAGGCTCTGGGGTTCGCTCGCTTCGGGCCCCGCCTCCTGCGGGGGTCGGCCCGAGAGACCTGGCGGTTGCTGTCGCagggctgggcatggggctggcgGGGTTGCGCGTTCTGGGCGGTCCAGCGGGTTTGGTGCTCAGTGGGGCGGCCGTCGTTGAGTCTGCAGCAGCGGCAGCGGTGGGAGCAGGACGGCGACCGGGAGGAAGAGGAGAGTGGACGCTTGGCGGGACTCGCAGTTTCAACAGAGCAGCCGCAGCCATGGCCCCGATCAAGGTGACCGCCTGCCTGGCCGGACCCGACCCCGTCTCTTCCCAGAACCGCCACCCGTCCCACTCGTCTGGGGGTGTCACCCTCTGTTTTGCCCTTCGGAGCCCTCCCGCCGCTGGTCCCCTCACCCTTCATCAAGACCGCCCTGACTGCTCCCACCCCCTTTCTCGCCACAATTTGGAGCTTCGTGCCCTTTTTGTCCGGGAACAGTCTAGGGCCTTCTCGTTCCCCCATCTTCTGGGACCATCTCCTTCGCCCCAgggctccctccccactctccgcAGGTTCCCCACCGTAACCTATCCCACACTTTTGTCATTGCAAGGCATCGCTCTtcacccccccaccacccccgcTTAAACAATTGTTGACCCTcagagcctgtttttttttttttttgcccgttCTCCTCCGCGACATTTTTCCCTCTACCCAGAGTTAATTTTCATCTTTCTGTTCAGTCTTTTACTCCTCTCGTCCTCTGAAACCACCCACAGTCCCTTCCCCCCTTTCCCTCCCACACCCTCTGAGATCCGCTCTGCCTCTACATCCCACATCCAAACTCTGGGCCCCTTAGAGACTCCCTTTTGTCTTTGCCTCCCCCAGCCCCATGCAGCCCTTCAAGGCTTTTATTCTACATTTCTGCATCAGACCGTCCATCCCCCATCTGCTGCAGGGTGGCGGCGCTTTCGGCCTGGCCATGATCCTTTCCTTCCCCATTGTCAGGGCCCCCGTCACACCTCCTCCCCTTGCCCATCTATCTTACTCATTTCCCATAACCCAGACAGCTTGTTTACTCAACCCCTTGCGACACCTGGGGAGGCTTTCTGTCCCTTTCCCTGGTGTCACCAACACACCCTTAGAAACAGCAGACATCTGTGGGCCAGGAGGATGTGGGGTAGTCTGGGTGGGATCAGGAGGGGGAGGGTGGCGGGGGGGGACATTTAAAAACTGACAGGACTGGACTTTCCAGCTGGCTCCACCAGGCCCAGCCACCAGGCAATCTCTTCCCTCCTGGCCTTGCTCTGCTGCCCCTCCCTTAGCCTTTGCCTCCTGACTCCTAACCCTGGAGCCCTTCCCTCTAGGTGGGAGATGCCCTCCCGTCAGTGGTGGTGTTTGAAGGGGAGCCTGGGAACAAGGTGAACCTGGCAGAGCTGTATAAGGGCAAGAAGGGTGTGCTGTTTGGAGTTCCTGGAGCCTTTACTCCAGGCTGTTCGAAGGTGAGGCCCTGCCCTCCTGGGGATCAGGAATTTGGGTCTTTTGTGCCTGTTTTTTATTGCTCAGAAGTCAGTGTGTCCTTCCAAAGCCCTGAGGCGGCTTAAAGTGTATTAGCAGCAGTTTAAGTATATTAGCATTCAGGAAGTAAGTAGTGGCTGTCAAAAGATAACAGTACCAGGAAGGTAGCAAAAAGGATTATTGCAGTTAAACTCAACACCTTTTGTTGGTCTTGCTGGATGGCAGGCACTGTGGAAGGCACTCCTGCCCATGGGACATTTATGGTCTTGACTACAGAGTGTTAAGTTTGAATCTGAGCTTCCAAATGGCCAAGGCAAACAGGAAATAGGGCAGTTTTGCATACTTCTCTTTGATCAAAGGAATTGAAGCAGGGAAgtgaggaggggagagaaggggagggCCAAGGAGCAGGGGCAATCATCCCTTTGTTGACCCTTCCTTGTTTTCCTTCCCTAGACCCACCTGCCAGGGTTCGTGGAGCAGGCTGGGGCTCTGGAGGCCAAGGGAGCCCAGGTGGTGGCATGTCTCAGTGTCAATGATGTCTTTGTGACTGGTGAATGGGGGAAAACCCACCACGCAGAAGGCAAGGTGAGGTGCAGGTCCTgccagggtcaggggtcaggcagGAGATTTTCCTGGtgacctttattttctttctgctcaGGTTCGGCTCCTGGCTGACCCCACTGGGGCCTTTGGGAAGGTGAGTGTGCACCCCCTCTCACCCTATGGGGTGATTTCTGTGCCAGGCCTTGGGAGCAGGGACTTAGAGGTATGCTGGGCCCATTCTGGGAGTTCCTGACCCTTTTCTCTGCCTCCGCCTCCCCCCTGCCAGGCGACCGATCTATTATTAGATGATTCCTTAGTGCCACTCTTTGGGAATCATCGGCTCAAGAGGTAAGAGTGGGAGGGTCCTCTGGGGCCCTGGCTCCTGCCAGCCCTCCTCTGTCCATTCCCAGCCCCCAGGCCCAGTCTGATCTGACTAGCCTGGCCCCTCTTTCTGGCAGATTCTCCATGGTAATAGAGGACGGCGTGGTGAAGGCCCTGAATGTGGAGCCAGATGGCACAGGCCTCACCTGCAGCCTGGCCCCCAACATCCTCGCACAGCTCTGAGGCCCCGGGCCCAGAtgcactctctctatcctctacTCGTCTTACCTGCCCAGCCCTAAGCAGGAGGCCCAGCTCACCCTCAGGAGGGTCACTCGGTTGGAACCTTGGCCATGTTTCTGCAATAAACACTTGTAGTTCACATTCGCCTCCTTGTTTCTGAATTGCTGCTTCTCTGGGGACCAGGCCTTATGACATAGTCAGAATGAGCTGAGAACTGTGAGGGGAGTGGACAGGG comes from Elephas maximus indicus isolate mEleMax1 chromosome 7, mEleMax1 primary haplotype, whole genome shotgun sequence and encodes:
- the TRMT112 gene encoding multifunctional methyltransferase subunit TRM112-like protein isoform X1 translates to MKLLTHNLLSSHVRGVGPRGYPLRLQATEVRINPVEFNPDFVARMIPKVEWAALLEAADTLHLVEVPKAPTEGYERDEKFLRKMHHVLLEVDVLEGTLQCPESGRLFPISRGIPNMLLNDEETET
- the TRMT112 gene encoding multifunctional methyltransferase subunit TRM112-like protein isoform X2, whose protein sequence is MKLLTHNLLSSHVRGVGPRGYPLRLQATEVRINPVEFNPDFVARMIPKVEWAALLEAADTASCPQLHLVEVPKAPTEGYERDEKFLRKMHHVLLEVDVLEGTLQCPESGRLFPISRGIPNMLLNDEETET
- the PRDX5 gene encoding peroxiredoxin-5, mitochondrial isoform X1, coding for MGLAGLRVLGGPAGLVLSGAAVVESAAAAAVGAGRRPGGRGEWTLGGTRSFNRAAAAMAPIKVGDALPSVVVFEGEPGNKVNLAELYKGKKGVLFGVPGAFTPGCSKTHLPGFVEQAGALEAKGAQVVACLSVNDVFVTGEWGKTHHAEGKVRLLADPTGAFGKATDLLLDDSLVPLFGNHRLKRFSMVIEDGVVKALNVEPDGTGLTCSLAPNILAQL
- the PRDX5 gene encoding peroxiredoxin-5, mitochondrial isoform X2 encodes the protein MAPIKVGDALPSVVVFEGEPGNKVNLAELYKGKKGVLFGVPGAFTPGCSKTHLPGFVEQAGALEAKGAQVVACLSVNDVFVTGEWGKTHHAEGKVRLLADPTGAFGKATDLLLDDSLVPLFGNHRLKRFSMVIEDGVVKALNVEPDGTGLTCSLAPNILAQL